In one window of Microbacterium sp. PM5 DNA:
- a CDS encoding lysophospholipid acyltransferase family protein, which produces MFYWVMKYIVIGPIVKAIFRPWIVGRTNVPSSGAAILASNHLSVSDSIFLPLMIDRPMSFLAKSDYFTGTGLKGWATRMFMKATGQIPVDRTGGKASEASLNTGLQVLGRGDLLGIYPEGTRSPDGKLYRGRTGLARMALEARVPVIPVVMVDTDAVMPIGRTIPRVGRVGMVIGEPLDFSRFQGMESDRYVLRSVTDEIMVALQRLGEQQYDDVYASTVKERAARA; this is translated from the coding sequence ATGTTCTACTGGGTCATGAAGTACATCGTGATCGGGCCGATCGTCAAAGCGATCTTCCGACCTTGGATCGTCGGGCGGACGAACGTCCCGTCGTCGGGAGCCGCCATCCTCGCGAGCAACCATCTCTCCGTCAGCGATTCGATCTTCCTGCCCCTCATGATCGACCGGCCGATGAGCTTCCTCGCCAAGAGCGACTACTTCACCGGCACGGGACTCAAAGGCTGGGCGACGCGGATGTTCATGAAGGCGACGGGCCAGATTCCCGTCGATCGCACCGGAGGCAAGGCGTCGGAGGCATCGCTGAACACCGGACTGCAGGTGCTCGGTCGGGGCGACCTGCTGGGCATCTACCCGGAGGGCACCCGCAGCCCGGACGGCAAGCTCTACCGCGGACGCACCGGGCTCGCGCGCATGGCGCTGGAAGCACGGGTGCCGGTCATCCCCGTCGTCATGGTCGACACCGACGCCGTCATGCCGATCGGCCGCACCATCCCGCGCGTCGGCCGGGTGGGCATGGTGATCGGAGAACCGCTCGACTTCTCACGATTCCAGGGCATGGAATCCGATCGGTACGTCCTGCGCTCCGTCACCGATGAGATCATGGTGGCGCTGCAGCGGCTGGGGGAGCAGCAGTACGACGACGTCTACGCGTCCACGGTGAAGGAGCGCGCAGCGCGCGCGTGA
- a CDS encoding 3-deoxy-7-phosphoheptulonate synthase class II, which produces MPTLHADLDHWRTLPIKQQPSWTDLDAVAAVSAELATLPPLVFAGEVDNLRDRLARAASGQAFLLQGGDCAETFAGATAEQIRNRIKTVLQMAVVLTYGASMPVVKMGRMAGQFAKPRSSDTETRGDVTLPAYRGDIVNGYDFTEASRTADPQRLLKGYHTAASTINLIRAFTQGGFADLREVHSWNKGFAQNPANQQYERLATEIDRAIKFMEAAGADFDELRRVEFYTGHEGLLMDYERPMTRIDSRTSTPYNTSAHFLWIGERTRELDGAHVDYFSKIRNPIGVKLGPSTSPQTALELIDKLDPEREPGRLTFITRMGAGKIRDALPPLLEAVRDSGATPLWVTDPMHGNGITTPTGYKTRRFDDVVDEVRGFFEAHRAVGTFPGGIHVELTGDDVTECLGGSEHIDEATLATRYESLCDPRLNHMQSLELAFLVAEELEKR; this is translated from the coding sequence ATGCCCACCCTGCACGCCGATCTCGATCACTGGCGCACGCTCCCGATCAAGCAGCAGCCCTCTTGGACCGACCTGGATGCCGTCGCCGCGGTGTCGGCGGAGCTGGCCACACTGCCGCCGCTGGTCTTCGCCGGCGAGGTCGACAACCTCCGCGACCGCCTCGCGCGCGCGGCATCCGGCCAGGCGTTCCTTCTGCAGGGCGGTGACTGCGCCGAGACCTTCGCCGGCGCGACCGCGGAGCAGATCCGCAACCGCATCAAGACGGTGCTGCAGATGGCCGTCGTTCTGACCTACGGTGCCTCGATGCCCGTCGTGAAGATGGGGCGGATGGCCGGCCAGTTCGCCAAGCCCCGCTCGAGCGACACGGAGACCCGTGGCGACGTCACCCTGCCCGCGTACCGGGGCGACATCGTGAACGGCTATGACTTCACCGAAGCCTCCCGCACCGCAGACCCGCAGCGCCTGCTGAAGGGGTACCACACGGCGGCATCGACCATCAACCTCATCCGCGCGTTCACGCAGGGCGGATTCGCCGACCTTCGTGAGGTGCACAGCTGGAACAAGGGCTTCGCGCAGAACCCGGCCAACCAGCAGTACGAGCGTCTCGCAACCGAGATCGACCGAGCGATCAAGTTCATGGAGGCGGCGGGCGCCGACTTCGACGAGCTGCGCCGCGTCGAGTTCTACACGGGGCACGAGGGTCTGCTGATGGACTACGAGCGCCCCATGACCCGCATCGACTCGCGCACCAGCACGCCGTACAACACCTCGGCGCACTTCCTGTGGATCGGTGAGCGCACGCGCGAGCTGGACGGCGCCCACGTCGACTACTTCTCGAAGATCCGCAACCCCATCGGCGTGAAGCTCGGCCCGTCGACGTCACCGCAGACGGCGCTCGAGCTCATCGACAAGCTCGATCCCGAGCGCGAGCCGGGCCGGCTGACCTTCATCACGCGCATGGGTGCCGGCAAGATCCGCGATGCCCTTCCGCCGCTGCTCGAGGCCGTCCGCGATTCCGGTGCGACACCGCTGTGGGTCACCGACCCCATGCACGGCAACGGCATCACGACCCCGACCGGCTACAAGACGCGTCGCTTCGACGATGTCGTCGACGAGGTGCGCGGCTTCTTCGAGGCACACCGTGCGGTCGGAACGTTCCCGGGCGGCATCCACGTCGAGCTCACGGGTGACGACGTCACCGAGTGCCTCGGCGGGTCGGAGCACATCGACGAGGCCACTCTCGCGACGCGCTACGAGAGCCTGTGCGACCCGCGCCTGAACCACATGCAGAGCCTCGAGCTCGCCTTCCTCGTCGCCGAGGAGCTCGAGAAGCGCTGA
- a CDS encoding ROK family glucokinase, whose translation MLNVGIDIGGTKIAGGVVDDTGAIIERARVATPVDTGELADAVAAMVHELASRHEVAAVGVAAAGYIDRSRSVMLLSPNIDWHDEPLRAQFEARIGRPVTLENDANAAGWGEYRFGAGQGSTDMVMVTLGTGVGGAVINDGRLLIGANGSAAELGHLRFVRGGRPCGCGQNGCLEQYASGRALQRELGDIAEAGGIGERLAAHRDADGIVHGPDLARLLAEDDAGAVEAVRRVATALGEACGAFQAVLDPDLYVIGGGVADLGEVLLEPTRLAYETSLPGFGNRPTARFVTATLGNDAGMVGVADLAGLRSQ comes from the coding sequence GTGCTCAACGTCGGCATCGACATCGGGGGGACGAAGATCGCCGGAGGTGTCGTCGACGACACGGGTGCGATCATCGAGCGCGCCCGCGTCGCCACGCCGGTGGACACCGGCGAGCTCGCCGACGCCGTCGCCGCGATGGTGCACGAGCTGGCCTCGCGTCACGAGGTCGCGGCGGTCGGTGTCGCTGCGGCGGGCTACATCGACCGCAGTCGGTCGGTGATGCTGCTCTCGCCCAACATCGACTGGCACGACGAGCCGTTGCGTGCGCAGTTCGAAGCACGCATCGGCCGTCCCGTCACGCTGGAGAACGACGCGAACGCCGCGGGGTGGGGCGAGTATCGCTTCGGAGCGGGTCAGGGATCCACCGACATGGTGATGGTGACCCTCGGCACGGGCGTGGGCGGCGCCGTCATCAACGACGGACGTCTCCTCATCGGTGCCAACGGCAGCGCGGCGGAGCTCGGTCACCTGCGGTTCGTCCGCGGTGGTCGCCCGTGCGGCTGCGGACAGAACGGCTGTCTCGAGCAGTACGCGTCGGGGCGCGCCCTGCAGCGCGAGCTGGGTGACATCGCCGAGGCCGGGGGCATCGGCGAGCGTCTGGCCGCGCACCGCGATGCGGACGGCATCGTCCACGGGCCCGACCTGGCGCGCCTCCTCGCCGAGGACGACGCTGGTGCCGTCGAGGCCGTGCGCCGCGTGGCCACCGCGCTCGGAGAGGCCTGCGGAGCCTTTCAGGCGGTTCTCGACCCCGACCTCTACGTCATCGGCGGCGGCGTCGCCGACCTCGGCGAGGTTCTGCTGGAGCCCACGCGGCTGGCGTACGAGACCTCTCTGCCCGGCTTCGGCAATCGACCGACCGCGCGCTTCGTCACGGCGACACTCGGCAACGATGCGGGGATGGTGGGCGTCGCCGATCTCGCCGGGCTGCGCAGCCAGTGA